A genomic window from Canis aureus isolate CA01 chromosome 2, VMU_Caureus_v.1.0, whole genome shotgun sequence includes:
- the LOC144297027 gene encoding uncharacterized protein LOC144297027 isoform X3: MGSPSLLVARRGGAVRCSGAATPPGAAGTRGGTARARQIGRKRNHHMLSEHLNHLLLLANLYWTQAPPVADPPVMPPLCLDHSVLDATTESARWGKG, translated from the exons ATGGGATCGCCTTCCCTTCTTGTTGCCAGAAGAGGGGGAGCAGTCCGCTGCTCGGGTGCTGCGACCCCACCTGGGGCGGCCGGCACCCGCGGAGGTACAGCGCGCGCCCGGCAG ATtgggagaaaaaggaatcatCACATGTTGTCAGAGCACTTGAATCACCTCCTACTACTTGCTAATCTATACTGGACTCAAGCTCCTCCTGTGGCAGACCCACCTGTTATGCCACCTCTCTGTCTGGACCACAGCGTGCTGGATGCTACCACTGAGTCGG CACGCTGGGGAAAAGGCTGA
- the LOC144297027 gene encoding uncharacterized protein LOC144297027 isoform X1, with amino-acid sequence MGSPSLLVARRGGAVRCSGAATPPGAAGTRGGTARARQIGRKRNHHMLSEHLNHLLLLANLYWTQAPPVADPPVMPPLCLDHSVLDATTESGIFCTLYLVIAL; translated from the exons ATGGGATCGCCTTCCCTTCTTGTTGCCAGAAGAGGGGGAGCAGTCCGCTGCTCGGGTGCTGCGACCCCACCTGGGGCGGCCGGCACCCGCGGAGGTACAGCGCGCGCCCGGCAG ATtgggagaaaaaggaatcatCACATGTTGTCAGAGCACTTGAATCACCTCCTACTACTTGCTAATCTATACTGGACTCAAGCTCCTCCTGTGGCAGACCCACCTGTTATGCCACCTCTCTGTCTGGACCACAGCGTGCTGGATGCTACCACTGAGTCGG GAATCTTCTGCACTTTGTACTTGGTGATTGCACTCTGA